One Helianthus annuus cultivar XRQ/B chromosome 7, HanXRQr2.0-SUNRISE, whole genome shotgun sequence genomic region harbors:
- the LOC110866399 gene encoding uncharacterized protein LOC110866399, with protein sequence MNIWRHDDESLEDFITRYNKEVLEIGDVYEHLIRTQFKYAVRCDDMIKVLPGMEGLPKSLEKLMAAAKVYAQTEKNLSTNKPPPPHNRPSDLGPCSGKKFKNGWRDSSSRNYSSEDARATMNKLAAQREAKQENRERQWTPLNKTPAEVLSTEDYQFKPPPPMKNKRGPDPSQYCDYHKDNGHTTNNCISLRTEIEKALKSGELTHLLQNVRKDVKQITRGEEGPRKKSEKLSSNSMISLQNGTDSIVYQV encoded by the coding sequence ATGAATATCTGGCGCCACGATGATGAAAGTCTAGAAGACTTCATTACTCGTTATAACAAGGAAGTACTCGAAATCGGGGATGTTTATGAGCACCTGATCCGCACCCAATTTAAATATGCCGTCAGGTGCGATGATATGATAAAAGTCCTGCCTGGAATGGAAGGACTCCCGAAAAGCTTGGAAAAATTAATGGCGGCGGCTAAGGTCTATGCCCAAACGGAGAAGAATCTCAGTACCAACAAGCCACCACCACCGCACAACCGTCCCTCAGATTTGGGCCCATGTAGCGGGAAGAAATTTAAGAATGGCTGGCGCGATTCAAGCTCAAGGAACTATTCATCAGAGGATGCGCGAGCCACAATGAATAAGCttgctgcacagagagaagctaaACAGGAGAACAGGGAGAGACAATGGACTCCCCTAAACAAAACTCCCGCGGAAGTTCTAAGTACGGAGGATTATCAGTTTAAGCCTCCACCACCCATGAAGAACAAACGCGGACCGGACCCAAGTCAGTATTGTGATTATCACAAGGACAATGGTCACACCACCAATAACTGCATCTCCTTGCGCACCGAGATAGAAAAGGCGCTTAAAAGTGGTGAGCTCACTCACCTATTACAAAACGTGCGCAAGGACGTAAAACAAATCACTCGAGGTGAGGAAGGCCCGagaaaaaaaagtgaaaaattaAGCAGCAACTCTATGATCTCCTTGCAGAACGGAACAGACTCTATAGTTTATCAAGTCTAA